A region from the Cervus elaphus chromosome 10, mCerEla1.1, whole genome shotgun sequence genome encodes:
- the LOC122702073 gene encoding 60S ribosomal protein L10-like, with protein MRGAFGKPQGTVARVHIGQVIMSIRTKLQNKEHVIEALRRAKFKFPGRQKIHISKKWGFTKFNADEFENMVAEKRLIPDGCGVKYIPNRGPLDKWWALHS; from the coding sequence ATGCGCGGTGCCTTTGgaaagccccagggcacagtggccAGGGTCCACATTGGCCAGGTCATAATGTCCATCCGCACCAAGCTGCAGAACAAGGAGCATGTGATTGAAGCCCTCCGCCGGGCCAAGTTCAAGTTCCCTGGCCGTCAGAAGATCCACATCTCCAAGAAGTGGGGATTTACCAAGTTCAATGCGGATGAATTTGAGAACATGGTGGCAGAAAAGCGACTCATCCCGGACGGCTGTGGGGTCAAATACATCCCTAATCGTGGTCCCCTGGACAAATGGTGGGCCCTGCACTCCTGA